A portion of the Krasilnikovia cinnamomea genome contains these proteins:
- a CDS encoding urea amidolyase associated protein UAAP1 has product MTEGYRHDVPGGAAWSLTLRRGSTLRLEALGTDAVASMLLFAAANPGERLNVPDTLKAQMSARITPPMVLMSDLGRALASVTGSSLDWHDAITGHSIDADLDRFGPSDYGRDRNGWRRSARSLLLDELYVHGLGERDLHACVNFFAKVAPASGERAALAYAPGHAGTGDWVRLRAELDLLVVLATAPHPLDPAPHWDPAPVRADVAAGEPGPIPADDPSMTFRAESARALAAAERSLL; this is encoded by the coding sequence ATGACCGAGGGATATCGGCACGACGTGCCCGGCGGGGCCGCCTGGTCGCTGACGCTCCGGCGTGGTTCGACCCTGCGGCTCGAGGCCCTCGGCACCGATGCGGTTGCCAGCATGCTGCTGTTCGCCGCCGCGAACCCGGGGGAGCGGCTGAACGTCCCGGACACGCTGAAGGCGCAGATGTCCGCCCGGATCACCCCGCCCATGGTGCTCATGTCCGACCTGGGCCGGGCCCTGGCGTCCGTCACCGGTTCCTCGCTGGACTGGCACGACGCGATCACGGGGCACAGCATCGACGCCGATCTGGACCGTTTCGGCCCTTCCGACTACGGCCGCGACCGCAACGGCTGGCGGCGCAGCGCCCGCAGCCTGCTGCTCGACGAGCTGTACGTGCACGGCCTGGGCGAGCGGGACCTGCATGCGTGCGTGAACTTCTTCGCCAAGGTGGCGCCCGCATCCGGTGAACGGGCGGCGCTGGCGTACGCGCCCGGGCACGCGGGCACCGGCGACTGGGTGCGCCTGCGCGCCGAGCTGGACCTGCTGGTGGTGCTGGCCACCGCGCCGCATCCCCTGGATCCGGCACCGCACTGGGACCCGGCCCCGGTCCGCGCCGACGTCGCCGCGGGTGAACCGGGCCCGATCCCGGCCGACGACCCCAGCATGACGTTTCGCGCCGAGTCCGCCCGCGCGCTGGCCGCCGCCGAAAGGAGCCTGCTTTGA
- a CDS encoding amino acid permease, with product MVAVTPTVAADRTDTDSSVLAEFGYQQQLHRKLGPFAAFASGFSFVSILTTVFQLFAFGFGFAGPAFFWTWPLVFFGQLMVALVFAELAVRYPISGCIYQWSRRLSNGITGWFAGWFMLIGQIVSVAAAAIALQVVLPSIWPGFQVVSGDPALSSTSGATNAVLLGAVLITLTTVINAVGVRVMSLVNNVGVVCEIAGVILLVALLFQHAERGPSVVMDTGHAGGSGYAMAFLASALMAAYVMYGFDSAGELAEETRAPRRTAPRAIIRALVVSGIGGGLLLIAGLMAAPSLTDGELAAGGLPYVVTSQLGTGLGRALLVDVAIAVFVCTLAIQTAATRLMFSMSRDGVLPFSARLARVNDRTGTPLLPAVVIGVLAVAILLVNVGQGALFTALTSVAVVVVYLAYLLVTLPVLVRRMRGGWASSAPDGYFGLGRWGLPVNLAAVLFGAFMVVNMAWPREEVYNPTGGPAYLRYFAGIALAVIVGLGLVAYVGRHRQRRPNAAAAMPGGAAS from the coding sequence ATGGTCGCCGTCACCCCCACGGTCGCTGCGGACCGTACGGACACTGACAGCTCGGTGCTCGCCGAGTTCGGGTACCAGCAGCAACTGCACCGCAAGCTCGGTCCCTTCGCGGCGTTCGCGTCCGGGTTCTCCTTCGTCTCCATCCTCACCACGGTCTTCCAGCTGTTCGCCTTCGGGTTCGGCTTCGCCGGTCCCGCCTTCTTCTGGACCTGGCCGCTGGTCTTCTTCGGTCAGCTGATGGTCGCCCTGGTCTTCGCCGAGCTCGCCGTGCGGTACCCGATCTCGGGCTGCATCTACCAGTGGTCACGGCGGCTCTCCAACGGGATCACCGGCTGGTTCGCGGGGTGGTTCATGCTGATCGGTCAGATCGTCAGCGTGGCCGCGGCCGCCATCGCACTGCAGGTGGTGCTGCCGTCGATCTGGCCGGGCTTCCAGGTGGTGTCCGGGGACCCGGCGCTCTCCTCGACCAGCGGCGCCACCAACGCGGTGCTGCTCGGCGCCGTGCTGATCACGCTGACCACGGTCATCAACGCGGTCGGGGTGCGGGTGATGTCGCTGGTGAACAACGTCGGCGTGGTCTGCGAGATCGCCGGTGTGATCCTGCTGGTCGCACTGCTGTTCCAGCACGCCGAGCGCGGCCCGTCCGTGGTCATGGACACCGGGCACGCGGGCGGCAGCGGGTACGCCATGGCGTTTCTGGCTTCGGCGCTGATGGCCGCGTACGTCATGTACGGCTTCGACAGCGCCGGTGAGCTCGCCGAGGAGACCCGTGCCCCGCGCCGTACCGCGCCGCGGGCCATCATCCGGGCGCTGGTGGTGTCCGGTATCGGTGGTGGCCTGCTGCTCATCGCCGGCCTGATGGCCGCGCCGAGTCTCACCGACGGCGAGCTGGCGGCCGGTGGCCTGCCGTACGTGGTAACCAGCCAGCTCGGCACCGGCCTGGGCCGGGCCCTGCTGGTGGACGTGGCGATCGCGGTGTTCGTGTGCACGCTGGCCATCCAGACCGCCGCCACCCGGCTGATGTTCTCGATGTCCCGCGACGGGGTGCTGCCGTTCTCCGCGCGGCTGGCCAGGGTGAACGACCGGACCGGCACCCCGCTGCTGCCAGCCGTGGTGATCGGGGTGCTGGCCGTCGCGATCCTGCTGGTCAATGTCGGTCAGGGCGCCCTGTTCACGGCCCTGACCAGCGTCGCGGTCGTCGTGGTGTATCTGGCGTACCTGCTGGTCACCCTTCCGGTGCTGGTGCGCCGGATGCGTGGCGGCTGGGCGTCGTCCGCCCCGGACGGCTATTTCGGACTGGGGCGCTGGGGTCTGCCGGTGAATCTGGCGGCGGTGCTGTTCGGCGCGTTCATGGTCGTCAACATGGCGTGGCCGCGGGAAGAGGTGTACAACCCGACCGGCGGACCCGCGTACCTGCGGTACTTCGCGGGGATCGCGCTGGCCGTGATCGTCGGGCTGGGCCTCGTCGCCTACGTCGGGCGCCACCGTCAGCGGCGCCCGAACGCCGCGGCGGCGATGCCGGGTGGTGCGGCCTCATGA